From the genome of Nicotiana sylvestris chromosome 2, ASM39365v2, whole genome shotgun sequence, one region includes:
- the LOC104239538 gene encoding protein DOG1-like 3 gives MSSSINSDQKEEESLHESWLNLQHEELIELEQAAAQIKNGVKDDHKLTQLIAKIINNFQDYCNNRSRLAKKDVSPFFAPKSCTPFENSVLWIGGCRPSSFIRLIYALSGMEIESHLIEFLEGIKTGEFHGLTIEQMTVIDKLQTKTIQEERKLCSKLASLQEDIVDQPLASKMMKDQENADEDLDKHSHNMATVMEEADKLRMKTLKQIVSILITPAQAVEYLAAAKRIRLCLKQWGKKRDHEHTN, from the coding sequence ATGTCAAGTTCAATAAACAGTGATCAAAAGGAGGAAGAATCCCTACACGAATCTTGGTTGAATCTTCAACATGAAGAACTGATAGAGCTTGAACAAGCTGCAGCTCAGATTAAAAACGGCGTCAAAGATGATCATAAACTCACACAACTCATTGCAAAGATTATAAACAACTTCCAAGACTACTGTAACAATCGTAGCCGCCTAGCTAAAAAGGACGTGTCACCATTCTTTGCACCAAAGTCGTGCACTCCATTTGAGAACTCAGTCCTATGGATCGGTGGCTGCAGACCATCTTCTTTTATACGTCTCATTTACGCTCTCAGCGGTATGGAAATTGAGTCTCATCTCATTGAGTTCCTTGAGGGAATCAAAACTGGCGAATTTCACGGGTTAACGATAGAACAAATGACCGTAATCGACAAGTTGCAGACCAAGACGATTCAAGAAGAGAGGAAGCTTTGTTCAAAATTGGCTAGCCTGCAAGAAGACATAGTGGACCAGCCACTAGCCAGCAAGATGATGAAAGATCAAGAGAATGCAGATGAAGATTTAGATAAGCATAGTCACAATATGGCAACAGTAATGGAAGAAGCTGATAAGTTGAGGATGAAGACACTGAAGCAAATTGTGAGCATACTAATTACACCGGCTCAGGCGGTGGAATACTTAGCAGCAGCCAAGAGGATTAGGCTTTGTTTGAAACAATGGGGAAAGAAGAGGGATCACGAGCATACCAACTAA